CATGATCGTGGCCAACACCCCGGACGCGACCCGGCTCGGCCAGGCGATCCAGGCCCAGGTCAAGGACGGCGGCTTCGACCTCCGGCTGGTGCCGACGGAGTTCGCGTCCTCGCTCGACCAGACCGACGCCGGCGACTATCAGATGTTCCAGATCGGCTGGTCCGGCCGGGTCGACCCGGACGGCAACATCTCCAACTTCGTGTCCAGCGAGGGCAGCCAGAACAACAACGGCTACTCCAACTCCACTGTGGACACGCTGATCGGCCAGAGCCAGGCGAAGTCCGATCCTGCCGAGCGGGCCCAGCTGTTCGGCCAGGTCGTGACCCAGCTGCACAAGGACCTGCCGATCATCTACCTCTACCGGCTGAAGAACTTCACCGGCGTGTCCAAGACCGTGGTCGGCGTGCAGATGTACGGCGACGGCCTGATGCGGTTCGCGCACGCCGGTTTCGCCGGCTGAGCCCCACAGCCGCCTGAGCACAGCACCAGCGCCGGTGGGCACGGGGGCCCGCCGGCCGGGAGGAGCGCGATGGGCCGGTACCTGATCCCGCGGCTGGTCGAGTCGGTGGTCACGTTCGTGCTCGTGACGATCGTCGTGTTCATCGGCGTCCGGGCGCTGCCCGGCGACCCGGCCCGGGCGCTGGCGGGCGAGGAGAGCGACCCCCAGCAGCTGGCCGCGATCCGGCACTCCTTCGGCCTGGACCAGCCGGTGCCCCTGCAGTACCTGCACTACGTCGGCAACGCGCTGCACGGTGACCTCGGCCGGTCGTCCCGGACCGGGCTGCCGGTGGCCAGCAGCATCGGGCACGCGCTGCCGGTCACCCTCCAGCTGTCGGTCTTCGCGATCGCGATCGCCACGCTGATCGGGGTCGGCGCGGGCGTGGTCGCGGCGGTCCGGCGGCGCGGACCGGCCGAGTGGGCCGCGAACAGCGTCGCGCTGCTGGGCCTGTCCGTGCCGAGCTTCTGGCTCGGGCTGATGGGCGTGCTGGTCTTCGCCATCGCGTACCCGATCCTGCCGGCGTCCGGGTTCGTCTCGGTCTTCGCGAATCCGGTGGAGAGCTTCCGGCACCTGCTGATGCCGGCGATCGTGCTCGGCTCGGGGCTGGCCGCGGTCGTCATGCGGCAGACCCGCTCGGCCATGATCG
The sequence above is drawn from the Mycobacteriales bacterium genome and encodes:
- a CDS encoding ABC transporter permease codes for the protein MGRYLIPRLVESVVTFVLVTIVVFIGVRALPGDPARALAGEESDPQQLAAIRHSFGLDQPVPLQYLHYVGNALHGDLGRSSRTGLPVASSIGHALPVTLQLSVFAIAIATLIGVGAGVVAAVRRRGPAEWAANSVALLGLSVPSFWLGLMGVLVFAIAYPILPASGFVSVFANPVESFRHLLMPAIVLGSGLAAVVMRQTRSAMIEALGTDYVRTAKAKGLGGVQVVVGHALRNSLIVVTTIVGLQLGGLISGAVITEQIFVLPGFGKLIIDAVFTRDYPMIQGVVLVTATAYIGINLLVDLLYSVIDPRVRVGGAVL